In a single window of the Streptomyces sp. HUAS ZL42 genome:
- a CDS encoding DUF4442 domain-containing protein, protein MSIGEMLAATVPMARTLNLEYLETTPEKAVVALPDQSEYHNHVGGPHAGAMFTLGESASGAIVLAAFGDQLSRAVPLAVSAEIAYRKLAMGAVTATATLGRPAADIVAQLDAGERPEFPVSIEIRRGDGAVTGEMTVVWTLRPNG, encoded by the coding sequence ATGTCCATCGGCGAGATGCTCGCCGCCACGGTGCCCATGGCCCGGACCCTGAACCTCGAGTACCTGGAGACCACGCCGGAGAAGGCCGTGGTCGCCCTTCCGGACCAGAGCGAGTACCACAACCACGTGGGCGGGCCGCACGCCGGGGCGATGTTCACGCTCGGTGAGTCCGCCAGCGGTGCGATCGTCCTCGCCGCGTTCGGCGACCAGCTCTCGCGTGCCGTGCCGCTCGCCGTCAGTGCCGAGATCGCCTACCGGAAGCTGGCGATGGGAGCCGTCACCGCCACCGCGACCCTGGGCCGCCCCGCGGCCGACATCGTCGCCCAGCTGGACGCGGGCGAGCGTCCCGAGTTCCCGGTGTCGATCGAGATCCGGCGCGGCGACGGTGCGGTGACGGGTGAGATGACCGTCGTCTGGACCCTGCGTCCCAACGGCTGA
- a CDS encoding SAM-dependent methyltransferase, giving the protein MSSQGWEFSSVDPERTPPELDVTVPHSARMWNYWLGGKDNYAVDREAARQVMDVFPGIVDDARASRAFLARAVRHLTREEGVRQFLDIGTGLPTANNTHEVAQEFAPESKIVYVDNDPLVLVHARALLTSSAEGATAYIDADARDPDAILAEAAKTLDFDRPVALMMLGILGNIPDYEQARTLAKRLADALPPGSFLVVNDGSDTNPERVEAAERHNEGGVATYHNRSPQQIEAYFEGLELLEPGVVPTSRWRPEPSQFGEPPMVDVCCGVARKP; this is encoded by the coding sequence ATGAGCAGCCAGGGCTGGGAATTCTCGTCGGTGGACCCGGAGCGGACACCGCCCGAGCTCGATGTGACGGTGCCGCACTCGGCACGCATGTGGAACTACTGGCTGGGCGGCAAGGACAACTACGCCGTCGACCGCGAGGCCGCCCGGCAGGTGATGGACGTGTTCCCGGGCATTGTCGACGACGCCCGCGCCTCCCGCGCGTTCCTGGCCCGGGCCGTGCGCCACCTGACCCGTGAGGAGGGTGTTCGCCAGTTCCTCGACATCGGCACCGGCCTGCCCACGGCGAACAACACCCACGAGGTCGCCCAGGAGTTCGCGCCCGAATCGAAGATCGTCTACGTCGACAACGACCCGCTGGTGCTGGTGCACGCCCGCGCGCTGCTGACGAGCAGCGCCGAGGGGGCCACGGCCTACATCGACGCGGATGCGCGCGACCCCGACGCCATCCTCGCCGAGGCCGCGAAGACCCTGGACTTCGACCGGCCGGTGGCTTTGATGATGCTCGGGATCCTAGGCAACATCCCCGACTACGAACAGGCCCGTACGCTCGCCAAGCGGCTGGCCGACGCCCTGCCGCCGGGAAGCTTCCTGGTCGTCAACGACGGCAGCGACACCAATCCGGAGCGCGTCGAGGCCGCGGAGCGCCACAACGAGGGCGGGGTCGCCACCTACCACAACCGCAGTCCGCAGCAGATCGAGGCCTACTTCGAGGGACTGGAGCTGCTGGAGCCGGGTGTCGTGCCCACCTCTCGATGGCGCCCGGAACCCAGTCAGTTCGGCGAGCCGCCGATGGTGGACGTGTGCTGCGGAGTCGCCCGCAAGCCGTGA
- a CDS encoding hydrolase has protein sequence MQSPNPPRPPYPPRPGWRPGDSDRDLVAQLGDGDSGARAVPLLLARHWQAMYDYAAICLATSGSSADMVATAAFHRVVGRPAAGAMGGALRPRFLVTVRDTVREWAREDGVSAVLPELRKTVGGRGLRAARGGTPERRQLAERAFRSLPGASQCLLWHTEVEAEPISVPAALLGVDSATAMAAREAAREQFRTGCVRAHRELAPSRECRFYNRLLDIPMRRGGALLPDVQRHLKDCRYCRHAAEQLSHFDGGLEALLAEAVLGWGAHRYLDSRPERGTERRRPPATERSGSGGRHRCAQGGILPGASGRHPKAVLVGVGLAALALLATVLVAKGWTDDNGVPAPHATWGEPVGSSGSPDESAPTGSPSAASGGRPAETAHGRLRSLRGNLCLDVRGGRAEAGAGTEPAVCSSAGSQQWSYRNDGRLRSGADPAPASTPAPGAGGSPSRAAWPVPAGCRTTSRSAASSCSAGPRACSSPPGPGPHAPRWPSVSATGPVDGGDGRSRL, from the coding sequence GTGCAGTCCCCCAACCCCCCGCGACCGCCGTACCCGCCCCGCCCAGGATGGCGGCCCGGGGATTCCGACCGCGACCTCGTCGCCCAGCTGGGCGACGGCGACTCGGGTGCCCGCGCCGTGCCGCTGCTGCTCGCCCGGCACTGGCAGGCGATGTACGACTACGCCGCCATCTGCCTCGCCACGTCCGGGAGTTCGGCCGACATGGTCGCCACGGCCGCGTTCCACCGGGTGGTCGGCCGGCCGGCGGCCGGCGCCATGGGCGGCGCCCTGCGTCCCCGATTCCTCGTGACCGTCCGGGACACGGTCCGGGAGTGGGCGCGTGAGGACGGAGTCTCCGCGGTTCTGCCGGAACTCCGCAAAACGGTGGGCGGTCGCGGGCTGCGCGCGGCGAGAGGCGGTACGCCGGAAAGGCGGCAACTCGCCGAGCGGGCTTTCCGATCCCTTCCGGGGGCCTCGCAATGCCTGTTGTGGCACACGGAGGTCGAGGCCGAGCCGATATCCGTACCCGCCGCTCTGCTGGGCGTGGACAGCGCCACCGCGATGGCCGCTCGGGAAGCGGCCCGGGAACAATTCCGCACGGGCTGCGTACGCGCCCACAGGGAACTCGCTCCCTCCAGGGAATGCCGCTTCTACAACCGTCTCCTCGACATCCCGATGCGCCGCGGCGGGGCGCTGCTGCCGGATGTCCAGCGGCATCTGAAGGACTGCCGCTACTGCCGCCACGCCGCCGAACAGCTCAGCCACTTCGACGGCGGTCTGGAGGCGCTCCTCGCCGAGGCAGTGCTGGGCTGGGGTGCCCACCGCTATCTCGACTCACGCCCCGAACGCGGTACGGAGCGGCGCAGGCCGCCGGCCACGGAGCGATCCGGAAGCGGCGGGCGGCACCGCTGTGCGCAAGGCGGCATTCTGCCCGGCGCGTCCGGCAGACATCCGAAGGCCGTGCTCGTGGGCGTCGGCCTGGCCGCGCTCGCGCTGCTCGCGACGGTGCTGGTCGCCAAGGGCTGGACCGATGACAACGGTGTCCCCGCGCCGCATGCCACCTGGGGCGAGCCCGTCGGCAGCTCCGGCAGCCCCGACGAATCCGCTCCCACCGGATCCCCGTCCGCCGCATCCGGCGGCCGCCCCGCGGAGACCGCGCACGGCCGCCTGCGCAGCCTGCGTGGGAATCTCTGCCTCGACGTGCGAGGTGGTCGGGCCGAGGCCGGCGCCGGCACCGAACCGGCGGTGTGCTCCTCCGCCGGGTCCCAGCAGTGGTCGTACCGGAACGACGGACGGCTTCGCAGCGGCGCCGACCCCGCCCCTGCCTCGACTCCGGCACCAGGAGCGGGCGGGTCACCCTCGCGGGCCGCCTGGCCCGTTCCGGCCGGGTGTCGTACGACCTCACGGTCCGCGGCGAGTTCCTGCTCCGCGGGTCCGAGGGCCTGCTCCTCGCCCCCGGGACCGGGGCCTCACGCACCGAGGTGGCCGTCGGTGAGCGCGACGGGGCCGGTCGACGGCGGTGACGGCCGGAGTCGGCTGTGA
- a CDS encoding DUF5753 domain-containing protein, translating to MTAPQPEHSAPVFDMLGGRRGGPMVLRILLGTRLRRLRESCRISRDDAGAAIRASHAKLCRMELGRVGFKERDVADLLTLYGVEDPETRQELLELARRASAPGWWREYGDVLPSWFEQHIGLEEAACLIRTYEVQFVPGLLQTSEYAAEVIRLGYPLGTEDQIQRRVSLRMARQELLNGPDAPRLWAVVDEAALRRPTGGAEVMRAQLRHLIEAADRPNVTLQVLPFHVGGHAAAGGPITVLRFPVADLPDVVYLEQLSSALYLDKAEDVDNYLAVMDSLSMVAAAGAESVAFLEQVLKET from the coding sequence ATGACTGCACCTCAGCCGGAACACAGCGCCCCTGTTTTCGACATGCTCGGCGGTCGGCGCGGCGGGCCGATGGTCCTGCGCATCCTGCTGGGAACCCGGCTGCGCCGACTGCGCGAGTCCTGCCGCATCAGCCGTGACGACGCGGGCGCGGCGATCCGCGCCTCCCACGCCAAGTTGTGCCGCATGGAGCTGGGACGGGTCGGCTTCAAGGAGCGCGATGTCGCCGATCTGCTGACCCTGTACGGCGTGGAGGATCCCGAAACCCGCCAGGAACTCCTGGAGTTGGCCCGGCGGGCCAGCGCACCCGGCTGGTGGCGCGAGTACGGCGACGTTCTGCCCAGCTGGTTCGAGCAGCACATCGGTCTGGAAGAGGCCGCCTGCCTCATCCGCACCTATGAAGTCCAGTTCGTCCCCGGCCTGTTGCAGACCTCCGAGTACGCCGCAGAGGTCATCCGCCTCGGCTACCCGCTCGGCACCGAAGACCAGATCCAACGCCGGGTCAGCCTGCGGATGGCCCGGCAGGAACTGCTCAACGGGCCCGACGCACCGCGACTGTGGGCCGTGGTGGACGAAGCCGCGCTGCGGCGTCCGACGGGCGGCGCCGAGGTCATGCGTGCCCAGCTCCGCCACCTCATCGAGGCCGCCGACCGGCCCAACGTCACCCTCCAGGTCCTGCCCTTCCACGTCGGCGGTCACGCGGCGGCGGGCGGCCCCATCACCGTGCTGCGCTTCCCCGTCGCGGACCTGCCCGACGTCGTCTACCTGGAGCAGCTCTCCAGCGCCCTCTACCTCGACAAGGCGGAGGACGTCGACAACTACCTCGCGGTCATGGACAGCCTGAGCATGGTGGCGGCAGCCGGCGCCGAGTCCGTGGCGTTCCTGGAACAGGTCCTCAAGGAGACCTGA
- a CDS encoding EamA family transporter yields MTAFFALATSVLWGLADFGGGLLTRRTPALTVVVVSQAIATAVLGVIVVATGGWSEAGPRLWFAFAAGLVGPIAMFSFYKALALGPMGVVSPLATLSVAVPVSVGLFLGERPGLIQAAGIAIAIGGVVLAGGPQLKGVPVQRRAILLTLVAALGFGAVFALITEASMTVTGLFLALFVQRVTNVLAGGAALYVSVKRGAPALPERGFPWASLPALAFVGLADVAANGTYAVAAQHGPVTVAAVLASLYPVVTALAARGFLSERLRGVQAAGAGLALVGTLLLATG; encoded by the coding sequence GTGACAGCATTCTTCGCCCTGGCCACCAGTGTCCTGTGGGGACTGGCCGACTTCGGCGGCGGGCTGCTCACGCGACGCACCCCGGCACTGACCGTGGTGGTCGTGTCCCAGGCGATCGCGACGGCCGTCCTCGGCGTGATCGTGGTCGCGACCGGCGGCTGGAGCGAGGCGGGACCGCGGCTCTGGTTCGCCTTCGCGGCGGGCCTGGTGGGCCCGATCGCCATGTTCTCCTTCTACAAGGCGCTCGCGCTGGGCCCGATGGGAGTCGTCTCCCCGCTCGCCACCCTGAGCGTGGCCGTGCCCGTGTCCGTCGGGCTCTTCCTCGGCGAGCGCCCCGGGCTGATACAGGCGGCGGGCATCGCGATCGCGATCGGCGGTGTCGTACTGGCCGGCGGTCCGCAGCTGAAGGGCGTCCCGGTGCAGCGCCGGGCGATCCTCCTCACGCTGGTCGCGGCGCTCGGCTTCGGCGCGGTGTTCGCGCTGATCACCGAGGCGTCGATGACCGTCACCGGCCTCTTCCTTGCCCTCTTCGTACAGCGCGTGACGAACGTCCTCGCGGGCGGTGCCGCGCTGTACGTCTCGGTGAAGCGGGGCGCCCCCGCCCTGCCCGAACGCGGCTTCCCCTGGGCTTCGCTGCCGGCGCTCGCCTTCGTGGGCCTCGCCGACGTCGCGGCGAACGGCACGTACGCCGTCGCCGCCCAGCACGGCCCGGTCACGGTGGCCGCCGTGCTCGCCTCCCTCTACCCGGTGGTGACCGCGCTGGCCGCGCGCGGCTTCCTCAGCGAACGGCTGCGGGGGGTGCAGGCGGCGGGTGCCGGACTGGCGCTGGTGGGCACACTGCTGCTGGCGACGGGCTGA
- a CDS encoding DedA family protein: MHVQEWLDTVPAAAVYAVVGLVIGLESLGIPLPGEIILVSAALLSSQHAGIDPFVLGLCATVGAVVGDSIGYAIGRKGGRPLLAWLGKKFPKHFSEGHIATAEKSFEKWGMWAVFFGRFVALLRIFAGPLAGVLRMPYWKFLVANVLGGIVWAGGTTAVIYYVGVVAESWLKKFSWLGLVAAVLIGLTSMLVLKRKARKAQVAQQEAEPVPAGE; encoded by the coding sequence GTGCACGTCCAGGAGTGGCTCGACACGGTGCCCGCGGCCGCCGTCTACGCCGTGGTGGGGCTGGTCATCGGTCTGGAGAGCCTGGGCATCCCGCTGCCCGGCGAGATCATCCTGGTCTCGGCGGCCCTGCTGTCCTCGCAGCACGCCGGCATCGACCCGTTCGTCCTCGGCCTGTGCGCCACCGTCGGCGCCGTCGTCGGCGATTCCATCGGCTACGCGATCGGCCGCAAGGGCGGGCGGCCGCTGCTCGCCTGGCTCGGCAAGAAGTTCCCCAAGCACTTCAGCGAGGGGCACATCGCGACGGCCGAGAAGTCCTTCGAGAAGTGGGGCATGTGGGCCGTCTTCTTCGGCCGCTTCGTCGCCCTGCTGCGGATCTTCGCGGGACCGCTCGCCGGTGTGCTGCGGATGCCGTACTGGAAGTTCCTCGTGGCCAATGTGCTCGGCGGCATCGTCTGGGCGGGCGGTACGACGGCGGTCATCTACTACGTGGGTGTCGTCGCGGAGTCGTGGCTGAAGAAGTTCTCGTGGCTCGGGCTGGTGGCGGCGGTGCTGATCGGGCTCACGTCGATGCTCGTACTCAAGCGCAAGGCCAGGAAGGCGCAGGTCGCACAGCAGGAGGCGGAGCCTGTTCCTGCCGGGGAGTGA
- a CDS encoding IS110 family transposase, translating into MDVIHERCGGIDISKADVKVTIRVPGTGKRRRSETRTFSSVTSGLLAMRDWLLAEQITVVGMEATGVYWKPVFYLLEHEMECWLLNARHMKAVPGRKTDVKDSEWIARLVEHGLVRPSFVPPEPIRQLRDLTRYRTEVIRERTREAQRLEKLLEDAGIKLSAAVADILGVSGRAMLEALIAGERDPQVLADLAKGIMRRKTDALIEALTGHFTAHHAFLARAMLERIDACTAMEKRLDARIDAQIAPFRRRIELLVTIPGVNTRAAEVILAEIGDDIARFPTAGDLASWAGVCPGNNESGGRRGPGKTRHGDPWLKAALGQAAIAASRTKDTYLAARYRRLIARRGKKRALVALEHSILVSVWHMFTRDTAYADLGGQYFLERTGRARQTRRLVSQLNQLGYQVTLQQTEDAA; encoded by the coding sequence ATGGACGTGATCCACGAACGCTGCGGGGGGATCGACATCAGCAAGGCGGACGTGAAGGTGACGATCAGGGTGCCGGGCACCGGCAAGCGGCGCCGCAGCGAGACCCGCACCTTCTCCTCGGTGACCTCGGGCCTTTTGGCGATGCGGGACTGGCTGCTGGCCGAGCAGATCACCGTGGTCGGCATGGAGGCCACCGGCGTGTACTGGAAACCGGTGTTCTACCTGCTGGAACATGAGATGGAGTGCTGGCTGCTCAACGCCCGCCACATGAAGGCGGTCCCGGGCCGCAAGACCGACGTGAAGGATTCCGAGTGGATCGCCCGCCTGGTCGAGCACGGCCTGGTGCGGCCCTCGTTCGTGCCGCCCGAGCCGATCCGGCAGCTGCGGGATCTGACCCGGTATCGCACCGAGGTGATCCGCGAACGCACCCGGGAGGCCCAGCGCCTGGAGAAGCTCCTGGAGGACGCCGGGATCAAACTGTCCGCCGCGGTCGCCGACATCCTGGGCGTATCCGGCCGGGCGATGCTGGAGGCCCTCATCGCCGGCGAACGCGACCCGCAGGTGCTCGCGGACCTGGCCAAAGGCATCATGCGACGCAAGACGGACGCCCTGATCGAGGCCCTGACCGGCCACTTCACCGCCCATCACGCGTTCTTGGCCCGGGCCATGCTGGAGCGTATCGACGCCTGCACCGCGATGGAGAAACGGCTGGATGCGCGGATCGACGCACAGATCGCGCCCTTTCGCCGCCGCATCGAACTCCTGGTGACCATCCCCGGCGTGAACACGCGGGCCGCCGAGGTGATCCTCGCCGAGATCGGCGACGACATCGCCCGCTTCCCCACCGCGGGCGACCTGGCCTCCTGGGCCGGGGTGTGCCCCGGCAACAACGAATCCGGCGGCAGACGCGGCCCCGGCAAGACCCGCCACGGCGATCCCTGGCTCAAGGCCGCCCTGGGCCAGGCCGCCATCGCCGCGTCACGGACCAAGGACACCTACCTCGCCGCCCGCTACCGCCGGCTCATCGCCCGCCGCGGCAAGAAGCGAGCCCTGGTCGCCCTGGAACACTCGATCCTCGTCTCCGTCTGGCACATGTTCACCCGCGACACCGCATACGCCGACCTCGGAGGCCAGTACTTCCTCGAACGCACCGGCCGTGCCAGGCAGACCCGACGGCTGGTGAGCCAGCTCAACCAACTCGGCTACCAGGTCACTCTCCAGCAGACGGAAGACGCCGCCTGA
- a CDS encoding ATP-binding protein has product MQLHRQLHPEMACGTITRGGIACKIECNCRCTCIRLIERSTILRTGDARADVVFAGISGGLMSAGPLERPVNPPRIEATWEWMCWAVDAAGPPGRGRASALDGPRTDRPDPTRCSNQALPPDPQSARMARDFTRSTLADWSLDGRTEDVAVTVSELVGNALRYGHVPSASPTSQTSVWLGMWDQWSCAVCAVADHGDGIPCVKQPDELAESGRGLQVVAALSDAWGWMPRTGRGKVVWALFLL; this is encoded by the coding sequence ATGCAATTGCATCGTCAATTGCACCCAGAGATGGCATGCGGGACGATAACGCGCGGAGGCATAGCTTGCAAGATCGAATGCAATTGCAGATGTACTTGCATTCGACTGATTGAACGGAGCACGATACTCCGCACAGGCGATGCACGAGCCGACGTCGTGTTCGCAGGGATCTCAGGGGGCCTGATGTCCGCGGGACCACTCGAAAGACCTGTCAACCCCCCTCGGATCGAGGCGACTTGGGAGTGGATGTGCTGGGCGGTCGACGCCGCCGGACCGCCCGGCCGGGGACGGGCTTCCGCGCTCGACGGGCCTCGCACGGACCGTCCCGACCCCACCAGGTGCTCCAACCAGGCCTTGCCCCCGGATCCCCAATCCGCCCGCATGGCACGCGACTTCACCAGATCCACGCTCGCCGACTGGTCCCTCGACGGCCGCACCGAGGACGTCGCCGTCACGGTCTCGGAACTGGTCGGCAATGCTCTGCGCTACGGACATGTCCCCTCCGCCTCACCCACGTCGCAGACCTCGGTCTGGCTCGGCATGTGGGACCAGTGGTCCTGCGCCGTGTGCGCGGTGGCCGACCACGGCGACGGCATCCCCTGCGTCAAACAGCCCGACGAGCTGGCTGAGTCCGGGCGCGGCCTGCAGGTCGTCGCCGCGCTGAGCGACGCCTGGGGCTGGATGCCACGCACCGGCCGCGGCAAGGTCGTGTGGGCCCTGTTCCTCCTGTGA
- a CDS encoding DUF397 domain-containing protein → MHHITNGMPATQLEGVVWRKSRHSGPQGNCVELAALPDGAVAVRNSRHPEGPALVYTRPEITAFVRGVKDGDFDGLLPGR, encoded by the coding sequence ATGCACCACATCACCAACGGCATGCCGGCGACCCAGTTGGAGGGGGTCGTCTGGCGCAAGAGCCGACACAGCGGCCCGCAGGGCAACTGTGTCGAACTCGCCGCGCTCCCGGACGGTGCGGTCGCCGTGCGCAACTCCCGTCACCCCGAGGGCCCCGCACTCGTCTACACCCGCCCCGAGATCACCGCCTTCGTCCGCGGGGTGAAGGACGGCGACTTCGACGGTCTACTCCCCGGCCGGTGA
- a CDS encoding helix-turn-helix domain-containing protein codes for MSDLDLLTQSLARNVKHWRAVRGFTLDVLAARAGVSRGMLIQIEQARTNPSLGTVVKIGDALGISITTLLDYEQGPKVRVVAAEQAVRLWHTDAGSYNLLLAGTEAPGPLELWEWRLMPGENSASDPHPAGTVEIVHVTAGELTLTVDGVEHRVPAGASATFEANTPHTYGNDGDVPMEMVMTVSVPPVH; via the coding sequence GTGTCGGACCTCGACCTGCTGACCCAGTCCCTGGCGCGCAACGTCAAGCACTGGCGCGCGGTGCGCGGCTTCACCCTGGACGTGCTCGCCGCGCGGGCCGGCGTCAGCCGCGGCATGCTCATCCAGATCGAGCAGGCCCGCACCAACCCGAGCCTCGGCACGGTCGTCAAGATCGGTGACGCGCTGGGCATCAGCATCACCACTCTGCTCGACTACGAGCAGGGCCCGAAAGTCCGTGTCGTCGCCGCCGAACAGGCCGTACGGCTGTGGCACACGGACGCCGGCAGTTACAACCTCCTCCTCGCCGGCACCGAGGCGCCCGGCCCGCTCGAGCTGTGGGAGTGGCGGCTGATGCCGGGCGAGAACAGCGCCTCCGACCCTCACCCGGCCGGCACGGTCGAGATCGTCCATGTCACCGCGGGGGAGCTGACGCTCACCGTCGACGGTGTGGAGCACCGCGTCCCGGCGGGCGCGAGCGCCACCTTCGAGGCGAACACCCCGCACACGTACGGCAATGACGGCGACGTGCCGATGGAGATGGTGATGACCGTCTCGGTGCCGCCCGTGCACTGA
- a CDS encoding gamma carbonic anhydrase family protein, giving the protein MAHKALITGIGGREPKVDEEAFVAPTSSVIGDVTLEAGASVWYGAVVRGDVERISVGAQSNIQDNCTLHADPGFPVTIGERVSVGHNAVVHGATVGDDCLIGMGATVLNGAVIGAGSLVAAQALVPQGMQVPPGSLVAGVPAKVRRELTEEERQGVTLNGTMYAELAKAHREIHE; this is encoded by the coding sequence ATGGCGCACAAGGCATTGATCACGGGCATCGGCGGCCGGGAACCGAAGGTGGACGAGGAGGCGTTCGTGGCACCCACGTCCTCCGTGATCGGAGACGTGACCCTGGAAGCCGGAGCGAGCGTCTGGTACGGCGCGGTGGTGCGCGGCGACGTCGAACGGATCTCCGTCGGGGCGCAGAGCAACATCCAGGACAACTGCACCCTGCATGCCGATCCGGGCTTCCCCGTCACCATCGGCGAGCGGGTCTCCGTCGGCCACAACGCGGTGGTGCACGGGGCGACGGTCGGGGACGACTGCCTGATCGGGATGGGGGCGACCGTGCTGAACGGGGCCGTGATCGGGGCGGGTTCGCTGGTCGCCGCGCAGGCTCTTGTGCCTCAGGGGATGCAGGTGCCGCCGGGTTCACTCGTCGCCGGGGTGCCCGCGAAGGTCAGGCGGGAGCTGACGGAGGAGGAGCGTCAGGGGGTGACGCTGAACGGGACAATGTATGCGGAACTGGCCAAAGCGCACCGCGAGATCCACGAATGA
- a CDS encoding YbaK/EbsC family protein — translation MRAPIGHFDIADPAPACLDELTDPVADAVRRWSGSVPAEQIVYVDTDPQWADTAVFVEHYGQELLEQSANCVVVAGKRGGDTTLAACVVPSTTRVDVNGVVRRQLGARKASFASMDTATGETGMEYGGITPIGLPEGWPVLVDSAVVDLPYVLVGSGRRRGKLLVPGKAFAELPGAVVLEGLGVAV, via the coding sequence ATGCGCGCACCCATCGGACACTTCGACATCGCCGACCCCGCCCCCGCCTGCCTCGACGAGCTGACCGACCCGGTCGCCGACGCCGTACGCCGCTGGTCCGGCAGCGTCCCCGCCGAGCAGATCGTCTACGTCGACACGGACCCGCAGTGGGCCGACACCGCGGTCTTCGTGGAGCACTACGGGCAGGAACTGCTCGAGCAGTCGGCGAACTGTGTGGTGGTGGCGGGCAAGCGTGGCGGTGACACGACACTCGCCGCGTGTGTGGTGCCGTCCACGACCAGGGTCGACGTCAATGGCGTGGTCCGCCGCCAACTCGGCGCCCGCAAGGCCTCGTTCGCGTCGATGGACACGGCCACGGGGGAGACCGGCATGGAATACGGCGGCATCACCCCGATCGGACTGCCCGAGGGCTGGCCGGTGCTGGTGGACTCGGCCGTCGTGGACCTGCCGTACGTCCTGGTGGGCAGCGGACGCCGCCGCGGCAAGCTGCTGGTGCCGGGCAAGGCGTTCGCCGAACTGCCGGGCGCGGTCGTGCTGGAGGGGCTGGGCGTCGCCGTCTGA
- a CDS encoding acyltransferase: MPKRKNTFSSWRRGLAQRAVHAGWAWLQRTGSVTAEHPGRFRFGAMGTGTRLAFPLGTVFNEPWIHLGAHCIVGEQVTLTAGLMPDLDLGPEPILLIGDGVVLGRGSHVIADTTVTIGSDCYFGPYVYVTSTNHSYDDPHEPIGKQWPRMEPVEIGPGCWIGTGAVILPGARIGRNVVVAAGAVVRGRVPDHAVVAGAPARVVRRWTPADGWQPPLRTPAPVPIPDGVTSEQLVALSGLDEETAARLAALDGEAACSSAGPAGEAEGRLAGFEPEV, encoded by the coding sequence GTGCCGAAGCGCAAGAACACGTTCTCATCATGGCGGCGGGGCCTCGCGCAGCGCGCCGTCCACGCGGGCTGGGCCTGGTTGCAGCGCACGGGCTCCGTCACCGCGGAGCACCCCGGGCGCTTCCGTTTCGGCGCGATGGGAACAGGTACCAGGCTGGCCTTCCCGCTCGGCACGGTCTTCAACGAACCCTGGATCCATCTCGGCGCCCACTGCATCGTCGGCGAGCAGGTCACGCTGACGGCGGGACTCATGCCCGATCTCGACCTCGGCCCGGAGCCGATCCTGCTGATCGGGGACGGCGTCGTCCTGGGCCGCGGCAGCCATGTCATCGCCGACACGACGGTCACCATCGGCAGCGACTGCTACTTCGGGCCGTACGTCTATGTCACCTCCACCAACCACTCCTACGACGACCCGCACGAGCCGATCGGCAAGCAGTGGCCCCGCATGGAGCCGGTGGAGATCGGGCCCGGGTGCTGGATCGGTACCGGGGCGGTGATCCTGCCCGGCGCGCGCATCGGGCGGAACGTCGTCGTGGCGGCGGGGGCGGTGGTCCGGGGCAGGGTGCCCGACCACGCCGTGGTGGCGGGGGCGCCCGCCCGTGTCGTACGCCGCTGGACTCCCGCCGACGGCTGGCAGCCGCCGCTCAGGACCCCCGCCCCGGTGCCGATCCCCGACGGGGTGACCTCCGAGCAACTGGTGGCGCTGTCGGGGCTGGACGAGGAGACGGCGGCCAGGCTGGCCGCGCTGGACGGCGAGGCCGCCTGCAGCTCGGCCGGGCCGGCCGGGGAGGCCGAAGGCCGGCTCGCCGGGTTCGAGCCCGAGGTGTGA